From Xyrauchen texanus isolate HMW12.3.18 chromosome 9, RBS_HiC_50CHRs, whole genome shotgun sequence, the proteins below share one genomic window:
- the LOC127649067 gene encoding polymeric immunoglobulin receptor-like isoform X1, translated as MVTCRKSAIFYTLICFFRIFGAGWGYTGTADHSLSLKTEGSVTVPCHYDRKYTQQRKFWYSDIDNWPTFTNTTMRNLSVIDFPDQSLFTVTMRELKGKQSGTYHCAVEIDGQPAKDFLSYYLNIKPVPDLSVVNSSVTGQEGGNIRVQCFYSSGYKNELKQWCRYKDKRCYTVEKTDTSQNASVQISDDGSKSFSVVMTGLTESDSGWYWCSVGDKHVPVQLTVTAATSTTATLSENAIGTTRNVENNNIPTGIAERENKTLSVWLPTSAAVLLLMALICVFIWRWRKTFNKEESKNQMIVRNSAMTPETGSFNPKDSVVYSTINDDKPDTPSPDPNTEMTYSTITDLPECKEQSPAGGTVYSAIAPH; from the exons ATGGTCACATGCAGAAAGTCGGCTATTTTCTACACCCTTATTTGCTTTTTCCGAATTTTTG GTGCAGGATGGGGCTATACTGGCACAGCAGACCATTCATTATCTCTTAAGACTGAAGGATCTGTCACTGTCCCGTGTCATTATGACAGGAAATACACACAGCAGAGGAAATTCTGGTACTCAGATATTGATAATTGGcctacattcacaaacacaacaaTGAGAAATCTGTCAGTAATTGATTTTCCTGATCAGAGTCTCTTTACTGTGACTATGAGAGAACTGAAGGGGAAACAATCTGGAACTTATCATTGTGCTGTAGAGATTGATGGACAACCAGCAAAGGATTTCCTTTCTTATTATCTCAATATCAAACCTG TTCCTGATCTCTCTGTGGTGAACAGCAGTGTAACTGGACAGGAAGGTGGTAATATCAGAGTCCAGTGTTTCTACAGTTCTGGATATAAGAATGAACTCAAACAGTGGTGCAGATATAAAGACAAGAGATGTTACACAGTGGAGAAGACTGACACATCCCAGAATGCATCAGTCCAGATCAGTGATGATGGGAGTAAATCCTTCAGTGTGGTGATGACTGGACTGACAGAGAGTGATTCTGGCTGGTACTGGTGCTCTGTAGGAGATAAACATGTTCCTGTTCAACTCACTGTGACTGCAG CCACTTCAACCACAGCCACCCTCTCTGAGAATGCCAT agGTACAACAAGAAATGTTGAGAATAATAATATACCAACAGGCATTGCAGAGCG GGAGAATAAAACGCTGTCTGTGTGGCTTCCAACTTCAGCAGCAGTTTTGCTTTTAATGGCTCTGATCTGTGTTTTTATCTGGAGATGgagaaaaacattca ATAAAGAAGAAAGTAAAAACCAAATGATAGTGAGGAACAGCGCCATGACCCCTGAAACA gGATCTTTTAACCCGAAAGATTCAGTGGTATACAGCACTATAAATGATGACAAACCAGAT ACTCCTTCACCTGATCCCAACACAGAGATGACTTACAGTACTATTACAGATCTACCAGAATGTAAAGAA CAGTCTCCAGCAGGTGGAACAGTCTACAGCGCTATCGCACCACATTGA